In a single window of the Myxococcus guangdongensis genome:
- a CDS encoding M50 family metallopeptidase, translating into MHYALVLLALGGLLALHELGHLVAARLLGVRVPRFVFGFGPPMASFRLGGTQFVVGAVPLGATVHIQGMNPHRAEVAEAASFRTLGPLRRALIILAGPLSNYLFALGVLFALYTSGTHVVVPLTVGTVRPGSEAARAQLLPGDRIDSVNGQALRTWTEFVEKVAVGVGGTLELRVDRHGEQRTVTVRPRADERGEGRIGVSQQYVYRTHAPGEALRHATVHTMNLAAEGVTMFTRLAKGEQARGGPTGPGALVRQESSDAASSGLDSVLRALVAASLALALLTLLPIPGLDGGRVVLLLVEAVSGRKLPPRVETVAQTVGFLASATVIVAVALAEIRGALPERFKSEAATVSPATAGPSATTGAPGVAPTAGAAVTTGASTPAIGGPAAPGAAGATATTGASTPAIGAPAAPGAAGATATTGASTPAIGAPAAPGAAGATATTGTGAPAIGAPAGATTPVSGAPTTATPGGTGIPVPGGPAAPPVAGSGATAAAGAKAAPVPVTGTPAGADSRGVTTPASGAAGTPNPTGASGAGSTPTAGAPPPTGSATTTSTGATPTTATPAGATGAPANSAAPANAPSGPPTTTTPAGQPSGTSAAGSQPPAVSPTPATSKPPPTESPPPPPPAESGTKDTPSSGGPSVMGRTTA; encoded by the coding sequence ATGCACTACGCGCTCGTCCTGCTGGCCCTCGGAGGGCTGTTGGCCCTGCATGAGCTGGGGCACCTCGTCGCCGCGAGGCTGCTCGGGGTGCGGGTGCCCCGCTTCGTGTTTGGCTTCGGTCCGCCCATGGCGTCCTTCCGGTTGGGGGGGACGCAGTTCGTCGTGGGCGCGGTGCCGCTGGGCGCCACGGTGCACATCCAGGGGATGAACCCCCACCGCGCGGAGGTGGCGGAGGCCGCGAGCTTCCGGACGCTCGGACCGCTCAGGCGCGCGCTCATCATCCTGGCGGGGCCGCTGTCCAACTACCTCTTCGCGCTGGGCGTGCTGTTCGCGCTCTACACGTCGGGGACGCACGTGGTGGTGCCGCTGACGGTGGGCACGGTGCGGCCCGGCTCGGAGGCGGCGCGGGCGCAGCTGCTGCCCGGAGATCGCATCGACTCGGTGAACGGGCAGGCGCTGCGCACCTGGACGGAGTTCGTGGAGAAGGTGGCGGTGGGCGTGGGCGGCACGCTGGAGTTGCGGGTGGACCGACACGGCGAACAGCGCACGGTGACGGTGCGCCCGCGCGCGGACGAGCGTGGCGAGGGACGCATCGGCGTGAGTCAGCAGTACGTGTACCGCACGCATGCGCCGGGCGAGGCGCTGAGGCACGCGACGGTGCACACCATGAACCTCGCGGCCGAGGGCGTGACGATGTTCACGCGGCTGGCGAAGGGAGAGCAGGCGCGGGGTGGACCGACGGGGCCCGGGGCGCTGGTGCGACAGGAGTCGTCCGACGCGGCGTCGTCGGGATTGGACTCGGTGCTGCGGGCGCTGGTGGCCGCGTCGCTGGCGCTCGCGCTGCTGACGTTGTTGCCGATTCCGGGGTTGGATGGTGGGCGGGTGGTGCTGCTGTTGGTGGAGGCGGTGAGCGGCCGCAAGCTGCCACCTCGCGTGGAGACGGTGGCTCAGACGGTGGGCTTCCTCGCGAGCGCGACGGTCATCGTCGCGGTGGCGCTCGCGGAGATTCGCGGGGCGTTGCCCGAGCGGTTCAAGTCGGAGGCCGCGACCGTGTCACCCGCGACGGCGGGCCCCAGTGCCACCACAGGGGCGCCGGGTGTCGCGCCCACGGCCGGAGCGGCCGTCACGACGGGAGCAAGTACACCCGCCATCGGAGGGCCCGCCGCGCCAGGAGCGGCTGGAGCGACGGCCACGACAGGAGCAAGCACACCCGCCATCGGAGCGCCCGCCGCGCCAGGAGCGGCTGGAGCGACGGCCACGACAGGAGCAAGCACACCCGCCATCGGAGCGCCCGCCGCGCCAGGAGCGGCTGGAGCGACAGCCACGACGGGAACGGGTGCACCCGCCATCGGAGCGCCAGCGGGAGCGACCACGCCCGTGAGCGGGGCACCCACGACAGCGACACCGGGCGGCACCGGTATCCCTGTCCCCGGAGGACCTGCGGCGCCGCCCGTCGCCGGCTCCGGAGCAACGGCGGCGGCAGGAGCAAAGGCAGCGCCTGTTCCTGTGACAGGCACACCCGCTGGAGCTGATTCTCGCGGCGTGACGACCCCTGCATCCGGCGCGGCGGGCACGCCCAATCCGACGGGAGCCAGCGGAGCAGGCTCAACACCCACGGCGGGAGCACCACCGCCCACGGGCTCCGCGACGACGACGAGCACGGGAGCCACACCCACCACGGCAACGCCAGCCGGCGCGACGGGCGCCCCCGCGAACAGCGCGGCGCCAGCAAACGCACCGTCGGGTCCGCCGACCACCACGACGCCCGCGGGACAGCCCTCGGGCACGTCCGCCGCGGGCTCCCAGCCTCCCGCCGTGAGCCCGACCCCCGCGACGTCCAAGCCGCCCCCCACGGAGAGCCCTCCACCTCCGCCACCCGCCGAGTCAGGAACGAAGGACACCCCCTCCTCCGGAGGTCCCTCGGTGATGGGCAGGACCACAGCCTGA
- a CDS encoding aspartate-semialdehyde dehydrogenase yields MKDDLKIAVVGATGVVGREVLAALYARDVPAEQVRAFGSERSKGLEVEYGEDSIEVERAAPDVFRGVGLVLLATPAEVSRSLAPAAQASGAWVVDISSAFRSDGNVPLVLPGFNTEALAQVTKGRVVCLPGAVTTAAVHVVEPLRRAFGVVRAQVTAMMGVSGAGVRGVAELEKQTADLLSGREPEPHAFPHRVGFNLVPQVGNFMVNSPWTEEEAGWTLEAARLFASRGEAPVLAGTAVQVPTFYGHGVSLHVQLKKAGPVEQVRAALKTSPALKVLDAPGERIYPMPMLVTSDPTVHVGRVRAFPQAPEWVTLFAAVDNATRGAALNLVEAGLKLVERPV; encoded by the coding sequence ATGAAGGACGACTTGAAGATTGCCGTGGTGGGTGCCACCGGCGTGGTGGGCCGTGAGGTGCTGGCCGCGTTGTACGCGCGTGACGTGCCCGCCGAGCAGGTGCGCGCCTTCGGCTCCGAGCGTTCGAAGGGGCTGGAGGTGGAGTACGGCGAGGACTCCATCGAGGTGGAGCGCGCCGCGCCGGACGTCTTCCGGGGCGTGGGGCTGGTGCTGCTGGCGACGCCCGCGGAGGTGTCGCGCTCGCTGGCGCCCGCGGCGCAGGCCTCTGGCGCGTGGGTGGTGGACATCAGCTCCGCCTTCCGGAGCGACGGCAACGTGCCCCTGGTGCTGCCGGGCTTCAACACGGAGGCGCTGGCGCAGGTGACGAAGGGGCGGGTGGTGTGCCTGCCGGGCGCCGTGACGACGGCGGCGGTGCACGTGGTGGAGCCCTTGCGTCGGGCCTTCGGCGTGGTGCGCGCGCAGGTGACGGCGATGATGGGCGTGTCCGGCGCGGGCGTGCGCGGCGTGGCGGAGCTGGAGAAGCAGACCGCGGACCTGTTGTCCGGGCGCGAGCCGGAGCCGCATGCCTTCCCCCACCGCGTGGGTTTCAACCTGGTGCCGCAGGTGGGCAACTTCATGGTGAACTCGCCTTGGACGGAGGAGGAGGCGGGCTGGACGCTGGAGGCCGCGCGCCTGTTCGCGTCCCGGGGCGAGGCGCCCGTGTTGGCCGGCACCGCGGTGCAGGTGCCCACCTTCTACGGCCACGGCGTGTCGCTCCACGTGCAGCTCAAGAAGGCGGGCCCGGTGGAGCAGGTGCGCGCCGCGCTCAAGACGTCCCCGGCCTTGAAGGTGCTGGACGCCCCGGGCGAGCGCATCTACCCCATGCCCATGCTCGTCACGTCGGACCCCACGGTGCACGTGGGCCGGGTGCGCGCCTTCCCCCAGGCCCCCGAGTGGGTGACGCTCTTCGCCGCCGTGGACAACGCCACCCGGGGCGCCGCCCTCAACCTGGTGGAGGCCGGCCTGAAGCTCGTCGAGCGTCCCGTCTGA
- the moaD gene encoding molybdopterin converting factor subunit 1 — MSLGGAVTVLYFAAARERAGTARERVEVPEGATVEQLLRLLAAAHPGLAPLLPHLRVAVDQAFVGAEAPVRAGAEVALIPPVAGGSPGLFRVVERPLRLEEVVEAVGGEAYGGLVTFSGSVRDATKGRRVLRLEYEAYAPMAEKKLAEIGAEAATSWPGVRLAIVHRVGVLVPGELAVVIAAAAPHRKEAFRGCEHAIERLKQDVPIWKKEFFEDGEVWVGLGP, encoded by the coding sequence GTGAGCCTGGGCGGCGCCGTCACGGTGCTGTACTTCGCCGCCGCGCGGGAGCGCGCGGGGACGGCTCGGGAGCGCGTGGAGGTGCCCGAGGGCGCGACGGTGGAGCAGTTGCTCCGGTTGCTCGCGGCGGCGCATCCGGGGCTTGCTCCGCTGTTGCCGCACCTGCGCGTGGCGGTGGACCAGGCGTTCGTGGGCGCCGAGGCGCCGGTGCGTGCGGGTGCCGAGGTGGCGTTGATTCCTCCCGTGGCGGGGGGCTCTCCGGGGTTGTTCCGGGTGGTGGAGCGGCCGCTGCGGTTGGAGGAGGTGGTGGAGGCGGTGGGCGGCGAGGCTTACGGCGGGCTCGTCACCTTCAGCGGCTCGGTGCGCGACGCGACGAAGGGGCGGCGTGTGCTGCGGTTGGAGTACGAGGCCTATGCGCCGATGGCCGAGAAGAAGCTGGCGGAGATTGGCGCGGAGGCCGCGACGTCGTGGCCGGGCGTGCGGCTGGCCATCGTGCACCGCGTGGGGGTGTTGGTGCCGGGGGAGCTGGCGGTGGTCATCGCCGCCGCGGCGCCGCATCGCAAGGAGGCGTTCCGGGGCTGTGAGCACGCCATCGAGCGGCTCAAGCAGGACGTGCCCATCTGGAAGAAGGAGTTCTTCGAGGATGGAGAGGTGTGGGTCGGCCTGGGGCCGTGA
- a CDS encoding NUDIX domain-containing protein — translation MPEYRNPKPTVDCIIELAGGRIVLIRRANPPIGWALPGGFVDEGEPLDAAAIREVKEETGLEVKLVEQFFTYSDPKRDPRQHTLSTVYIGTADGEPKGSDDAAEARMFALDALPRDLCFDHGTILSDYRTYKQTGQRRKL, via the coding sequence ATGCCTGAATACCGCAACCCCAAGCCCACCGTGGACTGCATCATCGAGCTGGCCGGTGGACGCATCGTCCTCATCCGCCGCGCGAACCCGCCCATCGGCTGGGCGTTGCCGGGGGGATTCGTGGACGAGGGCGAGCCCCTGGACGCGGCGGCCATCCGCGAGGTGAAGGAGGAGACGGGGCTGGAGGTGAAGCTGGTGGAGCAGTTCTTCACGTACTCGGACCCGAAGAGAGACCCGCGGCAGCACACGCTGTCGACGGTGTACATCGGCACGGCGGACGGTGAGCCGAAGGGCTCGGATGACGCGGCGGAGGCGCGCATGTTCGCGCTGGACGCGCTGCCGCGGGACTTGTGCTTCGACCACGGCACCATCCTCTCCGACTACCGGACGTACAAGCAGACCGGGCAGCGGCGGAAGTTGTAG
- a CDS encoding septal ring lytic transglycosylase RlpA family protein — translation MRASTVFLLLALGFSTGCASRAAKPDSRDEETRTRSGSTPGVTRREQMPRSYLGEGLASFYGPGLHGRPTASGERFNQNALTAAHRKARFGSCMKVVNMENGRSVQVRINDRGPYVDGRVIDVSKAAASKLGMLDKGVVRVRLYRCPDDTVSEIPQAMWAAPV, via the coding sequence ATGCGCGCGAGCACCGTCTTCCTCCTGCTGGCGCTGGGTTTCTCCACGGGGTGCGCCTCGCGCGCGGCGAAGCCGGACTCGCGCGACGAGGAGACCCGGACCCGCTCTGGTTCGACTCCCGGCGTGACGCGGCGTGAGCAGATGCCGCGCTCGTACCTGGGCGAGGGGCTGGCGTCGTTCTACGGCCCCGGGCTGCATGGCCGGCCCACCGCGAGTGGGGAGCGCTTCAACCAGAACGCGCTCACGGCCGCGCACAGGAAGGCGCGCTTCGGCTCCTGCATGAAGGTGGTCAACATGGAGAACGGCCGCTCCGTGCAGGTGCGCATCAATGACCGGGGCCCCTATGTCGATGGCCGCGTCATCGACGTGTCCAAGGCCGCCGCGTCCAAGCTGGGGATGCTGGACAAGGGCGTGGTGCGGGTGCGGCTGTATCGCTGCCCCGATGACACCGTGTCGGAGATTCCCCAAGCAATGTGGGCCGCGCCGGTGTAG
- a CDS encoding MXAN_2561 family MXYO-CTERM-anchored protein, with the protein MRLTLALLLLSASTALGQTVTFSVSGSQGNEIVVSKADCAKITQVTWQRQATNLCDTLYIWLSPDTCSDIPSTTEVTLAEIERSSSLTTGTVSLNVSEALTKAGQTCEAQTENKTFKLCASVRPFNSTGTTCEATATSVGTPAISLTLDPKPPAAPILPTVTGLDTALSVDVTAPSDSSQMKVEVVSLVAGTDGGSATAGDVVRSKEQTSSNTLFRMDNLENGVEYGVRVFALDKAGNQSEASPLATGTPIASNGFWAAYRGAQGAETGGCGAGGGGLAVGAVVAALGFWTVSRRKQS; encoded by the coding sequence ATGCGCCTCACACTCGCCTTGCTTTTGCTCTCCGCGTCGACCGCCCTGGGGCAGACCGTGACCTTCTCGGTCTCGGGCAGCCAGGGCAACGAAATCGTCGTCTCCAAGGCCGACTGCGCCAAGATCACCCAGGTCACCTGGCAACGCCAGGCCACCAATCTGTGCGACACGCTCTACATCTGGCTGTCGCCGGACACGTGCTCGGACATTCCCAGCACCACCGAGGTGACGCTGGCGGAAATCGAGCGGTCCTCGTCGCTGACGACGGGCACGGTGAGCCTGAACGTCAGCGAGGCGCTCACCAAGGCGGGCCAGACGTGCGAGGCCCAGACGGAGAACAAGACCTTCAAGCTGTGCGCGTCCGTGCGGCCCTTCAACAGCACCGGGACGACGTGCGAGGCGACCGCGACGAGCGTGGGCACGCCCGCCATCAGCCTGACCTTGGACCCCAAGCCGCCCGCGGCGCCCATCCTGCCGACGGTGACGGGCCTGGACACGGCGCTGAGCGTGGACGTGACGGCGCCGAGCGACTCGTCGCAGATGAAGGTGGAAGTGGTGTCGCTGGTGGCGGGGACGGACGGCGGCAGCGCCACCGCGGGTGACGTGGTGCGCTCGAAGGAGCAGACGTCGTCGAACACGCTGTTCCGCATGGACAACCTGGAGAACGGCGTGGAGTACGGCGTGCGGGTGTTCGCGCTGGACAAGGCGGGCAACCAGAGCGAGGCGTCGCCGCTGGCGACGGGGACTCCCATCGCGAGCAACGGCTTCTGGGCGGCATACCGGGGCGCGCAGGGCGCGGAGACGGGCGGGTGTGGGGCGGGAGGTGGCGGACTTGCCGTGGGCGCCGTGGTGGCGGCCCTGGGCTTCTGGACGGTGTCGAGGAGGAAGCAGTCATGA
- a CDS encoding MXAN_2562 family outer membrane beta-barrel protein, which produces MSRAWGLGVAVAFAALPAWAQDAGVVSPDLVESPRTGGIIFRLGGYKPLIDEEKGLGGTPYKDTFGDSSLLLVELEFQRYFYQGIGTAGVGVSAGYGEKYAAAKLADGGGEAAERTALKIVPLAFNLFYKFDYAAFEWGIPLVPYGKLGLIYSPWWVTKGSDTEVAGGVTGKGGKWGWGATAGLSFLLDVLQPRFARDFDSGLGVNHSYLFAEYTYSDVDDFGGKGLNLSSRRWMFGLALDY; this is translated from the coding sequence ATGAGTCGGGCATGGGGCCTGGGTGTGGCCGTGGCGTTCGCCGCGCTGCCCGCGTGGGCGCAGGACGCAGGCGTGGTGTCTCCGGATCTGGTCGAGTCCCCCCGCACCGGCGGCATCATCTTCCGCCTGGGGGGCTACAAGCCGCTCATCGATGAGGAGAAGGGCCTGGGCGGTACGCCCTACAAGGACACCTTCGGTGACTCGTCGCTCCTGCTGGTGGAGCTGGAGTTCCAGCGCTACTTCTACCAGGGCATCGGCACCGCGGGCGTCGGCGTGTCGGCGGGCTACGGTGAGAAGTACGCGGCGGCGAAGCTGGCGGACGGCGGTGGAGAGGCGGCGGAGCGCACGGCGCTCAAGATCGTGCCGCTCGCGTTCAACCTCTTCTACAAGTTCGACTACGCGGCCTTCGAGTGGGGCATCCCGCTGGTGCCGTACGGCAAGCTGGGCCTCATCTACTCGCCGTGGTGGGTGACGAAGGGCAGCGACACCGAGGTCGCTGGCGGCGTCACCGGCAAGGGCGGCAAGTGGGGCTGGGGCGCGACGGCCGGCCTGTCGTTCCTGCTGGACGTGCTGCAGCCGCGCTTCGCTCGCGACTTCGACTCGGGGCTGGGGGTGAACCACAGCTACCTGTTCGCCGAGTACACCTACTCGGATGTGGACGATTTCGGAGGGAAGGGTCTGAACTTGTCCAGCCGGCGCTGGATGTTCGGACTCGCGCTGGACTATTAG
- the tsaB gene encoding tRNA (adenosine(37)-N6)-threonylcarbamoyltransferase complex dimerization subunit type 1 TsaB gives MFLALDTSTLTMSLALVERGPDGVRVVEHEVVRPPIKQSEALPGVVGELLARHDVKLAALEGLVVGLGPGSFTGLRIGLATVKSLAYAASLKVAGASSLAAVAMEGPEHVPLYVLAVARKDDLYLGAYVRRGGTVEALEPETAMSPQEVASRMAAEPRAVALGPALVDYRAALESHGVAPQRLLSGHDFPSAVELVRLSRMPETFSLDALFSMEPHYVRASEPERNPKFPPLPGPVPTARLKDD, from the coding sequence ATGTTCCTCGCGCTGGACACCTCCACGCTGACGATGTCGCTCGCCCTGGTGGAGCGCGGGCCGGACGGCGTGCGCGTCGTGGAGCACGAGGTGGTGCGCCCGCCCATCAAGCAGAGCGAGGCGCTCCCCGGCGTCGTGGGCGAGCTGCTCGCGCGGCACGACGTGAAGCTCGCGGCGCTGGAGGGGCTGGTGGTGGGCCTGGGGCCCGGCTCCTTCACGGGCCTGCGCATCGGCCTGGCCACGGTGAAGTCGCTGGCGTACGCGGCGAGCCTCAAGGTGGCGGGCGCGTCGTCGCTGGCGGCGGTGGCGATGGAGGGGCCCGAGCACGTGCCGCTCTACGTGCTGGCCGTGGCGCGCAAGGATGACCTGTACCTGGGCGCCTACGTGCGGCGCGGCGGGACGGTGGAGGCGCTGGAGCCGGAGACGGCCATGTCGCCGCAGGAGGTGGCCTCGCGCATGGCCGCCGAGCCCCGCGCGGTGGCGTTGGGGCCCGCGCTGGTGGACTACCGCGCGGCGCTCGAGTCCCACGGCGTGGCGCCCCAGCGGCTCTTGTCGGGGCACGACTTCCCGTCGGCGGTGGAGCTGGTGCGGCTGTCCCGCATGCCGGAGACCTTCTCGCTGGACGCGCTCTTCTCCATGGAGCCGCACTACGTGCGCGCCTCCGAGCCGGAGCGCAATCCGAAGTTCCCTCCGCTGCCAGGGCCCGTGCCCACGGCGCGGCTGAAGGACGACTGA
- a CDS encoding PKD domain-containing protein, which yields MPHSPRSVRPSVTLFLLLTAVGLMGPGCRRAVRTDLGEDRTVEAGVPVTLGSEEEGAVALSWEVGDGTPAKQGARLSHAFARPGAYTVRALHEGQEVGRVRLTVVPRPLLRAVPAQAQTVLWMPRLQGNVEPLVDFHERLVGHEDAEEALREAPLVSLVLQSLTQGSSVVDPEEGFGLFILPEFDGVVAVLGITEPDAAMSAVASELESSGHQVMPTDDGAMRVVPQDGSEPMLLFVDRGYLYLAIPDGPEEEDDEESEEGVPLEVLAVEPSRPAVADVQLVRRAVTGLTGPGMSEVALLNELRPKVGEGNVYLYTGAPRLDEGEEEGPVRGFFASMTVRPEHVSLDGFLSSTRPLLQGASAPPSALMAESGLGPVAAAQLSVPPEELAKLAFGAPGSPRRERMVERWRARGLDAEALLKALRGDVAMLVYFDAPGFLRRFAQNQRPEPRGTVLIDAGLTSVEPVLRLLDERAQGSSLRFAVEKIPGGRLYKTLLWGQPVQLRIGPERATLIAGEPLEGRPRGDVGKSLRERFGGEAFSPGHMSVMADLGRLRAELDAQESLPGVPAERLASAQALIKAVLEGFTPLDSGFLDFSLAEGGARLKGSLRLRENARTGQEWK from the coding sequence ATGCCGCACTCCCCGCGCTCCGTCCGCCCGTCCGTCACGCTGTTCCTCCTGTTGACCGCCGTGGGCCTGATGGGCCCCGGCTGTCGGCGCGCGGTGCGCACGGACCTGGGCGAGGACCGCACGGTGGAGGCGGGCGTGCCCGTGACGCTGGGCTCCGAGGAGGAGGGCGCGGTGGCCCTCTCCTGGGAGGTCGGTGACGGCACTCCCGCGAAGCAGGGCGCCCGTCTTTCGCACGCCTTCGCCCGTCCCGGCGCGTACACCGTGCGCGCGCTGCACGAGGGCCAGGAGGTGGGGCGCGTGCGGCTCACCGTGGTGCCGCGTCCGCTCCTGCGCGCGGTGCCGGCCCAGGCGCAGACGGTGCTGTGGATGCCCCGGCTCCAGGGCAACGTGGAGCCGCTGGTGGACTTCCACGAGCGACTGGTGGGCCACGAGGACGCGGAGGAGGCGCTGCGCGAGGCGCCCCTGGTGTCGCTCGTGTTGCAGAGCCTGACGCAGGGCTCGAGCGTCGTGGACCCGGAGGAGGGGTTCGGCCTGTTCATCCTGCCGGAGTTCGACGGCGTGGTGGCGGTGCTGGGCATCACGGAGCCCGACGCGGCGATGTCCGCGGTGGCGAGCGAGCTGGAGAGCTCGGGCCACCAGGTGATGCCCACCGACGACGGCGCGATGCGCGTGGTGCCGCAGGATGGCAGCGAGCCGATGCTGCTGTTCGTCGACCGGGGCTACCTGTACCTGGCCATCCCGGACGGGCCGGAGGAGGAGGACGACGAGGAGTCCGAGGAGGGCGTGCCGCTGGAGGTGCTCGCGGTGGAGCCGTCGCGGCCGGCCGTCGCGGACGTGCAATTGGTGCGTCGGGCGGTGACGGGGCTGACGGGGCCCGGGATGTCCGAGGTGGCGCTGCTCAACGAGCTGCGTCCCAAGGTGGGCGAGGGGAACGTCTACCTGTACACGGGCGCGCCCAGGCTCGACGAGGGCGAGGAGGAGGGGCCGGTGCGGGGCTTCTTCGCGTCGATGACGGTGCGCCCCGAGCATGTGTCGCTGGATGGATTCCTGTCGTCGACGCGGCCGCTGCTGCAGGGGGCGAGTGCGCCTCCGTCCGCGCTGATGGCGGAGAGCGGGTTGGGGCCGGTGGCCGCCGCGCAGCTGTCCGTGCCTCCCGAGGAGCTGGCGAAGCTGGCGTTCGGTGCGCCGGGCTCGCCGCGTCGTGAGCGGATGGTGGAGCGGTGGCGCGCGCGCGGGCTGGACGCGGAGGCGCTGTTGAAGGCGCTGCGTGGCGACGTGGCGATGCTGGTGTACTTCGATGCGCCGGGCTTCTTGCGGCGCTTCGCGCAGAACCAGCGGCCCGAGCCTCGGGGCACCGTCCTCATCGACGCGGGCCTCACGTCCGTGGAGCCGGTGCTGCGGCTGCTCGATGAGCGCGCGCAGGGCTCGTCGCTGCGCTTCGCGGTGGAGAAGATTCCTGGAGGCCGGCTCTACAAGACGCTCCTGTGGGGGCAGCCGGTGCAGCTGCGCATCGGTCCCGAGCGCGCCACGTTGATTGCGGGCGAGCCGCTGGAGGGACGTCCTCGCGGCGATGTCGGCAAGTCGCTGCGCGAGCGCTTCGGTGGCGAGGCGTTCAGCCCGGGGCACATGTCGGTGATGGCGGACCTGGGGCGGCTGCGCGCGGAGCTCGATGCGCAGGAGTCGCTGCCGGGGGTGCCCGCGGAGCGACTGGCGTCCGCGCAGGCGCTCATCAAGGCGGTGTTGGAGGGCTTCACGCCGCTGGACTCGGGCTTCCTGGACTTCTCGCTCGCCGAGGGCGGCGCGCGGCTGAAGGGGAGTCTGCGATTGAGGGAGAACGCCCGCACGGGCCAGGAGTGGAAGTGA